The Daucus carota subsp. sativus chromosome 7, DH1 v3.0, whole genome shotgun sequence genome window below encodes:
- the LOC108194632 gene encoding peroxidase 60-like → MQFHDCFVKGCDASILLSGSDSERTAFPNSGVRGFDVIDEAKAAVEAVCPGVVSCADIIVMATRDAVSFSGGGTYNVQTGRRDGLVSLASNVDLPPPFISVSDSIAAFAAKGLNVTDMVYLLGGHTVGVAHCSSFQDRLYNFNQTGGPDPTMNSVLLTTLRLRCPLNSSVNNTVNLDQGLLSSTVVDKSFYQQILLNKGILQIDQQLALDPLTKPRVTSVSTSMDFQTRFGEAMVKMGGIQVLTGTDGEIRSSCQVRNSN, encoded by the exons ATGCAATTCCATGATTGCTTTGTCAAG GGTTGTGATGCATCAATCTTGCTAAGTGGAAGCGACAGCGAACGGACTGCGTTTCCAAACAGCGGTGTCCGGGGGTTTGACGTGATCGATGAAGCAAAGGCTGCTGTCGAAGCAGTGTGTCCTGGAGTAGTATCTTGCGCTGATATAATTGTTATGGCTACTAGGGATGCTGTTTCCTTT AGTGGTGGAGGAACATACAACGTACAAACTGGCCGCCGGGATGGCCTTGTATCGCTTGCCTCAAACGTCGATCTTCCGCCTCCATTCATCTCCGTATCAGATTCCATCGCGGCATTTGCAGCAAAAGGACTCAATGTCACAGACATGGTTTATCTTCTCG GCGGTCACACTGTCGGTGTCGCACATTGCTCAAGCTTCCAGGATCGACTTTACAATTTTAACCAAACCGGAGGACCTGATCCAACAATGAATTCGGTGCTTTTAACCACACTGAGGCTCAGATGTCCCCTGAATTCTTCAGTTAACAATACTGTAAACCTGGATCAGGGTCTTCTAAGCTCTACAGTTGTTGACAAGTCTTTCTACCAGCAAATACTACTAAACAAAGGCATTCTTCAGATTGATCAGCAGCTAGCACTTGATCCATTAACCAAACCGAGGGTAACATCTGTATCGACTTCAATGGACTTCCAAACCAGATTCGGTGAGGCCATGGTTAAGATGGGTGGAATCCAGGTTCTCACAGGCACCGACGGGGAGATCAGGAGCTCATGTCAAGTGAGAAACAGTAACTAA
- the LOC108195346 gene encoding uncharacterized protein LOC108195346, translated as MEGMKNNKGEIDEIRRDLKKNLDLQDLNHRYLTQEEIDDGYEILVDDRPRVPSPPPKVSEYKKPPKEKKVDDDDHDDEDAALKEYGDVDDLLKLRLKGLNRIKSTVD; from the exons ATGGAGGGTATGAAGAATAACAAGGGTGAAATCGATGAGATAAGGCGCGATTTGAAGAAAAACCTGGATCTGCAAGATCTGAATCACCGCTATTTGACACAAGAGGAAATTGATG ATGGTTATGAGATTTTGGTTGATGATCGTCCCCGTGTCCCTTCCCCCCCGCCTAAGGTCTCCGAATATAAAAAACCACCTAAAGAAAAAaaggttgatgatgatgatcatgatgatgaagatgctgCTCTCAAAGAATATGGTGACGTGGATGACTTGTTGAAGCTCCGCTTAAAAGGCCTAAACCGGATTAAGTCCACCGTTGATTGA